Proteins from a single region of Flaviflexus salsibiostraticola:
- a CDS encoding SpaH/EbpB family LPXTG-anchored major pilin, which translates to MAIMTGARRALTAAFTATLLLAGGIGAAHASDSVLDPDRTARVTIHTSEQGGIIGAPADGLRQTDLETAPGLPGTTFRARHVVSAKLGLKGFSLNLATSTGWANASKLDYDAAAGQWWYDGQQATVQYGDLSQTASTGPAGGEYAPAVFESLPVGVYMFEEVTSAGAAKDTVPWVMTVPRTHPVDRDSWLYDLHVYPKYSLLDFTKTVDDRSAAAAGDVIEWTMMAGVPRIANANMTDEASRFLAPPLFIIKDRLDPRLVSADDPVTVTLDGSTVGLVPSDYQIGWKEIGGSQEMTLTFLETGRARLGEAISLADDPEGVKVRVTIRSRLRGVEVGALGDGLISSPAELFTSLRAFAENTPLVSSEPMTKWGDVLLEKVDAVDATKKLEGAEFTLHRTRAEALSGANPLTVGGRSVFTTGADGTVRIIGLRYSGWTQNGVVSSDVEGWTSYWAVEQKAPVGYELLTAPVEFTVDQIDQPLELATRIEGAPRTSLAMPLTGSTGTWLFTAAGALIVTAGVYVALRRKQRLG; encoded by the coding sequence ATGGCAATCATGACAGGCGCACGGAGAGCGCTGACGGCGGCATTCACTGCGACGCTGCTCCTTGCGGGCGGCATCGGCGCCGCCCATGCGAGCGACTCGGTCCTCGATCCGGACCGGACGGCTCGCGTCACCATTCACACGTCGGAACAGGGCGGAATCATCGGTGCCCCGGCAGACGGTCTGAGACAGACCGATCTTGAGACTGCTCCCGGACTGCCGGGCACAACATTCAGAGCCCGACACGTCGTGTCCGCGAAACTGGGCCTCAAGGGGTTCAGCCTCAACCTGGCGACGAGCACGGGATGGGCGAACGCGTCCAAGCTCGACTACGACGCGGCGGCAGGCCAGTGGTGGTACGACGGTCAGCAGGCGACCGTGCAGTACGGCGATCTCTCCCAGACAGCGTCCACCGGCCCGGCTGGTGGTGAATATGCGCCCGCCGTATTCGAGAGCCTGCCCGTCGGCGTGTACATGTTCGAGGAGGTGACGAGCGCCGGCGCGGCGAAGGACACCGTGCCGTGGGTGATGACGGTCCCGAGAACGCACCCGGTGGACCGGGACTCCTGGCTCTATGACCTCCACGTCTACCCCAAGTACTCGCTCCTCGACTTCACGAAGACCGTCGACGACAGGTCGGCGGCGGCCGCTGGCGACGTCATCGAATGGACGATGATGGCGGGGGTTCCGAGAATCGCAAATGCGAATATGACGGACGAGGCCAGCCGATTCCTTGCGCCACCTCTGTTCATCATCAAGGATCGCCTCGACCCGCGTCTCGTGTCCGCGGACGACCCCGTCACCGTCACGCTCGACGGGTCGACGGTGGGCCTCGTGCCCTCCGACTACCAGATCGGCTGGAAGGAGATCGGCGGTTCACAGGAGATGACTCTGACGTTCCTCGAGACGGGGCGGGCCAGGCTCGGTGAGGCGATCTCTCTCGCCGACGATCCAGAAGGTGTCAAGGTAAGGGTCACGATCAGGTCGAGGCTGCGCGGCGTCGAGGTCGGCGCCTTGGGCGATGGTCTGATCAGCAGTCCCGCAGAGCTGTTCACCAGTCTTCGGGCCTTTGCCGAGAACACGCCTCTCGTCTCCAGCGAGCCGATGACGAAATGGGGGGACGTTCTGCTCGAGAAGGTCGACGCAGTCGACGCGACGAAGAAGCTTGAGGGCGCCGAATTCACTCTCCACCGCACCCGGGCAGAGGCTCTCAGCGGAGCGAATCCGCTGACGGTCGGCGGGCGGAGTGTATTCACGACGGGAGCGGACGGGACGGTGCGGATCATCGGTCTGCGCTATTCGGGATGGACGCAGAACGGTGTCGTGAGTTCCGACGTCGAGGGTTGGACGTCCTACTGGGCCGTCGAGCAGAAGGCGCCGGTCGGGTATGAACTTCTGACAGCCCCCGTGGAGTTCACGGTCGACCAGATCGATCAGCCACTTGAGCTCGCCACCCGCATCGAAGGGGCACCGCGCACCAGCCTGGCGATGCCGCTGACCGGGTCGACGGGCACGTGGCTCTTCACGGCAGCAGGTGCCCTCATCGTCACCGCTGGTGTCTACGTCGCCCTGCGACGGAAACAGCGTTTGGGCTGA
- a CDS encoding class C sortase, producing the protein MEDDRRQVSGTVGRAAAWLLIMLGLAVLVYPNAADWAARRSHGAEIANYIASAPQVGGDALTQARAFNADGGIEAIDDPFEGGGMSGVYADFLSVDGSDAVGRVKYGHVGIDLPIYRGTGDDVLAKGAGHLPGTALPIGGPSTHAVLTAHSGLPGARLFTDLHDAEVGDTFWIEMLGERRWYRVTGVGVHDPNDGDALAVVPGRDIVTLFTCTPVGVNSHRILVRGERTDPPVERDPEPFEMPFPSWLVVLAVGGGAAALIVTRGGRRHVSRTDAGLSQHPQG; encoded by the coding sequence ATGGAAGACGATCGCAGACAGGTGAGCGGGACCGTGGGGCGAGCCGCGGCGTGGCTTCTCATCATGCTTGGGCTCGCCGTGCTCGTGTACCCGAACGCCGCGGATTGGGCGGCACGGCGGAGCCACGGCGCCGAGATCGCGAACTACATCGCCTCCGCCCCGCAGGTCGGAGGCGATGCTCTCACGCAGGCGCGGGCCTTCAACGCCGACGGCGGGATCGAGGCTATTGATGATCCCTTTGAGGGCGGTGGCATGAGCGGTGTTTACGCCGACTTCCTCTCGGTCGATGGTTCGGACGCCGTTGGGCGGGTCAAATACGGCCACGTCGGCATTGATCTGCCCATCTACCGCGGCACCGGCGATGATGTCCTCGCCAAGGGCGCCGGGCACCTTCCCGGGACTGCGCTCCCGATCGGCGGGCCCTCCACCCACGCGGTTCTCACCGCCCACTCGGGTCTCCCGGGGGCGCGACTATTCACCGACCTGCACGACGCGGAGGTGGGTGACACTTTCTGGATCGAGATGCTCGGCGAGCGCCGCTGGTACAGGGTCACGGGCGTCGGCGTCCATGACCCGAACGACGGCGACGCGCTCGCGGTTGTGCCGGGTAGGGATATCGTCACGCTCTTCACCTGCACGCCGGTCGGCGTTAACAGTCACAGGATCCTCGTCCGCGGTGAGCGCACCGACCCTCCTGTGGAGAGGGACCCGGAGCCGTTCGAGATGCCCTTTCCATCGTGGCTGGTCGTGCTTGCGGTCGGGGGTGGCGCTGCTGCGCTCATTGTGACTCGCGGCGGTCGGCGCCACGTGAGCCGGACGGACGCGGGCCTTTCTCAGCATCCGCAGGGGTGA
- a CDS encoding ABC transporter permease — MTVTDVKTRSGIRGRSAAPKRALAIGIILTIGLVTASLFVGVYDISAEGGAEMFFITRVPRTIALVLAGAAMSIAGLVMQLMTQNRFVEPSTTGTTEWAGLGLLTTMILFPGSPILVRMIGAIIFAFVGTIVFFMFLRRVTLKSSLIVPIVGIMLGAVVGAFSTFLALQTDMLQNLGIWFAGSFTTVVRGRYELLWIVIVLLIIVFLIADRFTVAGLGKDVATNVGLNYGAIIFTGISIVAAVTGVVTVVIGALPFLGLIVPNVVSLFRGDNLRTNLPWVALVGIWVVTVSDIIGRTIIMPFEVPVSLILGVLGAIVFVFLLVRQRRG, encoded by the coding sequence GTGACAGTGACTGATGTGAAGACGCGGAGCGGCATCCGCGGCCGTTCGGCGGCGCCGAAGCGGGCGCTCGCCATCGGCATCATCCTGACGATCGGGCTCGTCACCGCCTCGCTCTTCGTCGGGGTCTATGACATCTCGGCCGAGGGCGGGGCGGAGATGTTCTTCATCACCCGCGTGCCGAGGACGATCGCCCTCGTTCTCGCCGGTGCGGCAATGTCGATCGCGGGCCTGGTCATGCAGCTGATGACGCAGAACAGGTTCGTCGAGCCGTCGACGACGGGAACGACTGAATGGGCCGGTCTTGGCCTTTTGACGACCATGATCCTCTTCCCGGGGTCACCCATCCTCGTGAGGATGATCGGGGCGATCATCTTCGCGTTCGTCGGAACCATCGTCTTCTTCATGTTCCTGAGGCGGGTCACGCTCAAGTCATCCCTCATCGTCCCGATCGTCGGCATCATGCTCGGCGCGGTCGTCGGTGCATTCTCCACGTTCCTCGCCCTGCAGACGGACATGCTCCAGAACCTCGGAATCTGGTTCGCGGGCTCGTTCACCACGGTCGTGCGGGGACGCTACGAGCTCCTGTGGATCGTCATCGTCCTGCTCATCATCGTGTTCCTCATCGCCGATCGCTTCACCGTCGCAGGCCTCGGCAAGGACGTCGCCACGAACGTGGGCCTCAACTACGGCGCCATCATCTTCACCGGGATCAGCATCGTCGCGGCGGTGACCGGAGTCGTCACCGTCGTCATCGGAGCGCTGCCGTTCCTCGGCCTCATCGTGCCGAACGTCGTCTCGCTCTTCCGGGGCGACAACCTGCGGACAAATCTGCCGTGGGTCGCGCTCGTCGGCATCTGGGTCGTCACCGTCTCCGACATCATCGGCCGGACCATCATCATGCCGTTCGAAGTGCCGGTCTCTCTCATCCTCGGCGTCCTCGGCGCCATTGTCTTTGTGTTCCTACTTGTGAGGCAGCGTCGTGGCTGA
- a CDS encoding iron chelate uptake ABC transporter family permease subunit has product MAEAVQERIIIEQACEVHRADTSPAPLACQSCRANPKRCARSGCSGPIVTKRQRVRYVAIVSALTVMALALAFAVLTYDNGMPFGSEGYWRIVSMRADSLIVMVVVAACQAFATVSFQTVTANRIITPSIMGFESLYIAIQTAVVFVFGAAGVTMVAGTGQFVLQVLLMVGFAGALYGWLLSGRFGNMHIMLLVGVVIGGGLGALSTFMQRLLDPNEFDVLTARLFGNLSNADTDNLPLVIPTVIVVSTILWFRARRLNVLALGRDVCSNLGMNHRRETMIILLLVSILMAMTTSLVGPMTFLGFLIATLAYSLTDTYDHRLIYPVAFLLGFVVLSGAYFILRNFFYAGGAVTVIIELIGGLVFLVVIMRKGRL; this is encoded by the coding sequence GTGGCTGAAGCGGTCCAGGAGAGAATCATCATCGAGCAGGCGTGCGAGGTCCATCGGGCCGACACGTCACCTGCGCCGCTCGCATGCCAGTCGTGCCGGGCGAACCCGAAACGGTGCGCCAGGTCCGGGTGCTCGGGCCCCATCGTCACCAAGCGGCAGAGGGTCCGCTACGTCGCGATCGTCTCCGCTCTTACTGTCATGGCACTCGCTCTCGCCTTCGCGGTGCTCACGTACGACAACGGGATGCCGTTCGGTTCTGAGGGGTATTGGCGGATCGTGTCGATGAGGGCGGACTCCCTCATCGTCATGGTTGTCGTCGCGGCCTGCCAGGCCTTTGCGACCGTCAGCTTCCAGACCGTCACCGCCAATCGGATCATCACCCCGTCGATCATGGGCTTCGAGTCCCTCTACATCGCGATCCAGACTGCGGTCGTCTTCGTCTTCGGTGCGGCCGGGGTGACGATGGTGGCGGGGACCGGCCAGTTCGTCCTCCAGGTCCTCCTCATGGTCGGGTTCGCGGGGGCGCTCTACGGGTGGCTCCTGTCCGGCAGGTTCGGGAACATGCACATCATGCTCCTCGTCGGTGTCGTCATCGGCGGCGGGCTCGGCGCCCTCTCCACCTTCATGCAGCGCCTCCTCGACCCGAACGAGTTCGACGTGCTGACGGCACGCCTCTTCGGCAACCTCTCGAATGCGGATACGGATAACCTTCCGCTCGTCATTCCGACCGTCATCGTCGTGTCGACGATCCTATGGTTCCGTGCCCGGCGTCTCAATGTCCTCGCACTCGGCAGGGATGTGTGCTCGAACCTCGGCATGAACCATCGCCGCGAGACGATGATCATCCTTCTGCTCGTCTCGATCCTCATGGCGATGACGACCTCTCTCGTCGGGCCCATGACGTTCCTCGGCTTCCTCATCGCGACCCTCGCCTACTCGCTGACGGACACCTACGACCACCGCCTCATCTACCCGGTCGCGTTCCTTCTCGGCTTCGTCGTCCTCAGCGGGGCGTACTTCATCCTCCGCAACTTCTTCTACGCCGGGGGAGCGGTCACCGTCATCATCGAGCTCATCGGCGGTCTCGTCTTCCTCGTCGTCATCATGAGAAAGGGGCGCCTGTGA
- a CDS encoding siderophore ABC transporter substrate-binding protein, with protein MIIRSRSHLGLIAVAAAAALTLSACGDDADTTAGGNAGGGQESQETTSESQVTDMAGNTVELPADPQSIIATDNRTFGTLADWGIELSAAPIDLMPVADESLAVYTESDEIENLGNHREPNMEAFITTEPDLILNGQRFAQYEEQIRDLVGDTAFVSTEIDIANVVIDDGLRELTALLGDIFGRQDDADQLIADFDESIDRAAAAYESDQTVVGLMTTGGSINYVAPSTGRTIGPIFDVLGLTPALDRDGSSNHQGDDISVEAIADANPDWILVLDRDAGAGTEGAASARELIAESEALAGVTAVQEGNIIYLDPTFYVAEDIQHYTELFNQMADAFEAK; from the coding sequence ATGATCATTCGTTCTCGATCCCATCTCGGCCTCATCGCCGTGGCAGCCGCCGCGGCGTTGACGCTCTCGGCCTGCGGCGATGATGCCGACACGACCGCGGGCGGCAACGCAGGCGGTGGACAGGAATCGCAGGAGACGACCTCTGAGTCGCAGGTGACGGACATGGCCGGCAACACGGTCGAACTTCCCGCCGATCCGCAGTCGATCATTGCGACGGACAATCGCACGTTCGGCACGCTCGCCGACTGGGGCATCGAGCTGTCGGCCGCGCCGATCGACCTCATGCCGGTCGCGGATGAGTCGCTGGCCGTCTACACCGAGAGCGATGAGATCGAGAACCTCGGCAATCACCGCGAGCCGAACATGGAAGCGTTCATCACCACCGAACCCGACCTCATCCTCAACGGTCAGCGCTTCGCCCAGTACGAGGAGCAGATCCGCGACCTCGTGGGGGATACGGCGTTCGTCAGCACGGAGATCGACATCGCGAATGTCGTGATCGACGACGGACTGCGCGAGCTCACCGCACTGCTCGGAGACATCTTCGGCAGGCAGGATGATGCCGACCAGCTGATCGCCGACTTCGACGAGTCCATCGATCGCGCCGCCGCTGCCTACGAATCCGACCAGACCGTCGTCGGTCTCATGACCACGGGCGGGTCGATCAACTATGTTGCGCCGTCGACGGGCCGGACGATCGGGCCGATCTTCGACGTCCTCGGGCTCACTCCGGCCCTCGACCGCGACGGCTCATCCAATCACCAGGGCGATGACATCTCGGTCGAGGCGATCGCGGACGCAAATCCGGACTGGATCCTTGTGCTCGACCGTGATGCGGGTGCCGGCACTGAGGGCGCCGCAAGCGCGCGCGAGCTCATCGCCGAGTCGGAGGCGCTGGCAGGCGTGACGGCAGTGCAGGAGGGGAACATCATCTACCTCGACCCGACCTTCTATGTGGCAGAGGATATCCAGCACTACACCGAGCTGTTCAATCAGATGGCAGACGCGTTCGAGGCGAAGTGA
- a CDS encoding fasciclin domain-containing protein encodes MTRSIRTRTSAVLSVAVLSVLTLAACSDDETTESESTMEETTMAEEETTMAEEETTESEEPDEMATIDGPFGPGCAAYVEANPTGPASVEGMAEGNVVDAVIANPELQTLKAAVAGELNPDVNLVETLAGGEFTVLAPINDAFAALPEEDLNAVVADADTLTSVLTYHVIPGRIGPDEIVGEHETVNGATVTVTGSGDDLQFNDAGLVCGNVDITNATVYMIDSVLLP; translated from the coding sequence ATGACCCGCTCAATCCGCACACGTACCTCTGCAGTCCTCAGCGTCGCCGTGCTGTCCGTGCTCACACTGGCCGCCTGCTCCGACGACGAGACGACCGAGTCCGAGTCGACCATGGAAGAGACCACGATGGCCGAGGAGGAGACGACGATGGCAGAGGAGGAGACAACCGAATCCGAGGAGCCCGACGAGATGGCCACCATCGACGGCCCGTTCGGTCCCGGCTGCGCCGCCTACGTTGAGGCGAACCCGACCGGACCGGCCTCAGTCGAGGGCATGGCCGAGGGCAACGTCGTCGACGCCGTCATCGCCAACCCCGAGCTGCAGACACTCAAGGCTGCCGTCGCGGGCGAGCTCAACCCTGACGTCAACCTCGTCGAGACCCTCGCGGGTGGCGAGTTCACGGTTCTCGCTCCCATCAACGACGCCTTCGCCGCCCTCCCCGAGGAGGATCTCAACGCGGTCGTTGCGGATGCCGATACGCTGACCAGCGTGCTCACCTACCACGTGATCCCCGGTCGGATCGGCCCCGATGAGATCGTCGGCGAGCACGAGACGGTCAACGGTGCCACCGTCACCGTCACCGGCTCGGGCGATGACCTGCAGTTCAACGACGCGGGTCTCGTCTGCGGCAACGTCGACATCACGAACGCGACCGTCTACATGATCGACTCGGTGCTTCTGCCCTGA